Proteins encoded within one genomic window of Mesobacillus subterraneus:
- the rsmA gene encoding 16S rRNA (adenine(1518)-N(6)/adenine(1519)-N(6))-dimethyltransferase RsmA: MHKDIATPMRTKEILDKYGFSFKKSLGQNFLIDTNILNRIVDHAELTGHSGAIEIGPGIGALTEQLAKRAEKVVAFEIDQRLLPILEDTLSPYSNVKVIHSDVLKADVQAVVKEEFGEQEDVMVVANLPYYVTTPILMKLLEERLPIRGIVCMLQKEVGDRISAKPGTKEYGSLSIAIQYYTKAETVMIVPKTVFMPQPNVDSAVIRLTLHEEPPVKVKDEGFFFRVTRSSFAQRRKTILNNLTSQLPDGKQKKEEILAALHEAGIVESRRGETLSIEEFANLSNALYPYFN; encoded by the coding sequence ATGCATAAAGATATTGCTACCCCGATGAGAACGAAGGAAATCCTTGATAAATACGGCTTTTCTTTTAAAAAGAGCCTAGGACAGAACTTTTTGATTGATACCAATATCCTCAACCGCATCGTTGACCATGCAGAGTTAACCGGCCATAGCGGTGCGATCGAAATCGGTCCTGGAATTGGAGCGTTGACTGAGCAGCTGGCTAAAAGAGCGGAAAAGGTTGTCGCGTTTGAAATCGATCAGCGCTTGCTGCCGATACTGGAGGACACGCTATCTCCTTATTCAAACGTAAAAGTCATTCATAGTGATGTACTCAAAGCCGATGTTCAGGCTGTAGTGAAAGAGGAGTTTGGTGAACAAGAGGACGTTATGGTCGTTGCCAACCTGCCATATTACGTCACAACACCGATACTGATGAAGCTCCTTGAGGAAAGGCTGCCGATCAGAGGAATCGTTTGTATGCTTCAAAAGGAAGTAGGCGACAGGATCTCAGCCAAGCCAGGAACGAAGGAATATGGTTCGCTGTCAATTGCAATCCAGTATTACACAAAAGCTGAAACAGTGATGATTGTTCCTAAAACGGTGTTTATGCCTCAGCCGAACGTAGATTCAGCCGTGATCAGATTGACATTGCATGAGGAACCGCCGGTGAAAGTGAAAGATGAAGGCTTCTTCTTCCGTGTAACCAGATCAAGTTTTGCCCAGCGAAGGAAGACAATCTTGAATAACCTGACAAGCCAGCTTCCTGATGGAAAACAGAAGAAGGAAGAAATCCTGGCCGCATTGCACGAGGCAGGCATTGTGGAATCGCGAAGAGGAGAGACCTTGTCAATTGAAGAATTTGCGAACTTGAGCAACGCATTATATCCTTATTTCAACTAA